A region of the Zhihengliuella halotolerans genome:
CGGGCCAGGTCACCGGCAGCGTCGCGCTGGCCTCCACCGCGACCGTCGACCGGGCCGTCGCCGCCGCGAAGGCCGCATTCCCGCTCTGGCGCGACACCTCGCTGGCCAAGCGCACCACGGTCCTCTTCGCCTTCCGCGAGCTGCTCAACGCCCGCAAGGGCGAGCTCGCCGAGATCATCACGGCCGAGCACGGCAAGGTCCTCGACGACGCCCTCGGCGAGATCTCCCGCGGCCAGGAAGTCGTCGAGGTCGCGTGCGGCATCGCCCACCTGATCAAGGGCGGCCACACCGAGAACGCCTCGACCAAGGTCGACGTGCACTCCGTCCGCCAACCGCTGGGCGTGGCCGCGATCATCGCCCCCTTCAACTTCCCGGCCATGGTGCCGATGTGGTTCTTCCCGGTCGCCATCGCCGCCGGCAACACCGTGATCGTCAAGCCCAGCGAGAAGACCCCGACGGCCGCGAACTGGATGGCCGAGCTGTGGAAGGAAGCCGGCCTGCCGGACGGCGTCTTCAACGTCGTGCACGGCGACAAGGAGTCGGTCGACGCGCTGCTGGACCACCGCGACGTCTCCTCCGTCTCCTTCGTCGGTTCCACCCCGATCGCCCAGTACGTCTACGAGCGCGGCACGGCCGCCGGCAAGCGCGTGCAGGCCCTCGGCGGCGCCAAGAACCACATGCTCGTGCTGCCCGACGCCGACCTCGACCTCGCTGCCGACGCCGCGGTCAACGCCGGTTTCGGCGCGGCGGGCGAGCGCTGCATGGCGATCTCCGTCGTCGTCGCCGTCGAGTCCATCGCCGACGAGCTCGTCGCGAAGATCGCCGAGCGCACGCGCACCCTGCGCATCGGCGACGGCACGCGCGGCTGCGACATGGGCCCGCTCGTCACGGCCGCCCACCGCGACAAGGTCGCCTCCTACATCGACGCCGGTGAGGCCGCCGGGGCCGAGCTCGTGCTCGACGGCCGGCAGGTCTCCCCGGACGCCGACGGCGAGGGCTTCTTCCTGAACCCG
Encoded here:
- a CDS encoding CoA-acylating methylmalonate-semialdehyde dehydrogenase; this encodes MQTVSLRTTAHWIDGATVAEPGTRTADITNPATGQVTGSVALASTATVDRAVAAAKAAFPLWRDTSLAKRTTVLFAFRELLNARKGELAEIITAEHGKVLDDALGEISRGQEVVEVACGIAHLIKGGHTENASTKVDVHSVRQPLGVAAIIAPFNFPAMVPMWFFPVAIAAGNTVIVKPSEKTPTAANWMAELWKEAGLPDGVFNVVHGDKESVDALLDHRDVSSVSFVGSTPIAQYVYERGTAAGKRVQALGGAKNHMLVLPDADLDLAADAAVNAGFGAAGERCMAISVVVAVESIADELVAKIAERTRTLRIGDGTRGCDMGPLVTAAHRDKVASYIDAGEAAGAELVLDGRQVSPDADGEGFFLNPTLFDRVTTDMSIYTDEIFGPVLSTVRVDSYDDGLELINDSPYGNGTAIFTNDGGAARRFENEVEVGMVGVNVPIPVPMAYYSFGGWKASLFGDTHAHGAEGVHFFTRGKVVTKRWLDPSHGGLNLGFPTHS